The region TTCCTGGGAGTCTTGCTGGCGATGACCCTCTGGGAAGTACTTTCTCCGCGGCGGACGCTTTCGGTCCGAAAGTCTCCACGTTGGCTAAGTAACTTGGGATTGATTGTCGTTAACACGATTGCGGTTCGACTGCTGGTACCGATCACTGCCGTTGCGACCGCCATGTTTGCCGAATCGCGGCAATGGGGAATCCTTTATCTCTTGGATTGGCCCGTATGGATGGAAGTAATTTTGGCAATCCTGGCCTTCGACTTCGCGATCTACTTGCAGCATGTCATGTTTCACGCAGTGCCGGCATTGTGGCGATTGCATAAAGTCCATCACGCCGATCTCGACTTCGACGTCACGACTGGACTCCGTTTCCATACGCTAGAAATCGCACTTTCCGCGATCATCAAGTGTGGTGTTGTCGTCCTGCTCGGGGCTCCGGCAATTGCGGTCGTTTTGTTTGAAGTCCTGCTGAACGCATCGTCCATGTTCAATCACAGCAATGTCGCCATTGCCAAGCCGATCGATCAAGTCTTGCGATGGTTTATCGTCACACCCGACATGCATCGCGTTCACCATTCGGTGATTCGCCGTGAAACCAACAGCAACTTCGGCTTCAACTTGCCATGGTGGGATTTTCTGCTGGGAACCTATCGAGATCAACCGCAGAAAGGGCACCTTCAAATGACGATCGGCGTACCGGAAGAGCGGGACGAAAACCGTGTCGATCGCCTGCCAGGCATGTTGCTGTTGCCCTGGAACTACGTACAAGAGGAAGACCAGGCTGAAGCAGCTTCGACAATGGACGAATGACGCCGGAATCGGCAACCATGGGCTGAATTCATCCGGCTTTTGCTTTTCGTCTACGCGAGATCTGCCTCGGGTTCTGGTGTTGGAATCGGCGGGCGATTCATCAGCATGTCGTAGCAGACCTCATCGAAGACAATGTGATAATAAAGATACTGGCTCGGGTTCGAAAAAAACGCACTATTGTTGTAGTGTCCTCGATTACTTACCTCTTGCATAAAAAAGTCGAGGTCAATCTGGGCTTGAGGGTCTTCCGCATAGAGCTGCTTCATACACCACAGCAAAAGCGAGTCCGATCCGAAGGAATTGAGCGCCGTAATGGTCGTTTTCAAGTCACCGAATAAGGTGATCGTCGTCACGATCAGCAACACAATGTTCGTAGGCCCCAAGAGCTGAAAAGAATGCTTTTTGTTTTCTTCCAGTACTGCTTTGCTTAACTGCTCGTGATCTTCCGGTTTCGAGGCACGAATCTGATTCAAGTGCTTTAGAAACTGCTTGCGATCAAAACGATCGACAATCTCGTACGACAATAAGTCATGTCCCATCGTCATCCGATTCTTCAGCGCAACGTCGGTATTTTCCAGG is a window of Bremerella sp. TYQ1 DNA encoding:
- a CDS encoding sterol desaturase family protein encodes the protein MSPNVEMIVRLSFFLGVLLAMTLWEVLSPRRTLSVRKSPRWLSNLGLIVVNTIAVRLLVPITAVATAMFAESRQWGILYLLDWPVWMEVILAILAFDFAIYLQHVMFHAVPALWRLHKVHHADLDFDVTTGLRFHTLEIALSAIIKCGVVVLLGAPAIAVVLFEVLLNASSMFNHSNVAIAKPIDQVLRWFIVTPDMHRVHHSVIRRETNSNFGFNLPWWDFLLGTYRDQPQKGHLQMTIGVPEERDENRVDRLPGMLLLPWNYVQEEDQAEAASTMDE